In the Synechococcus sp. MU1643 genome, CTGATGCCGATTCGGCCGCAATTCGTGACGGCTGGACCACAGACCTTGGGTTCCAATGAGAGAATTCTGCTCAATTCTGATGGCTGACGCGACGCAATGATCGAACCTCTGCTCTGCGGCATCGTTCTTGGTCTGATCCCCGTCACACTGATGGGTCTGTTTGTTGCGGCATGGAACCAGTACCGCCGTGGTGGCAGCGCTCTGGGGGGCTGAGCATCAGCACGCTGCTGATGCCGTAGCGGCGCTGATCCACAACCGTCCAACCTGAGCCCAGTACGGGTTTGATGTTGGAGCGGTGTTCACACACCACCAGGGAGTCCTGGTGAAGCCAATTCCCCTGGGCGAGGGCGAGAAAGCAGGGTTCGTGGAGGCCCTGGTCGTAGGGGGGGTCGAAATAGACGATGTCGAAGGGATCCTGGCTCCAACCCTTGCGCAGCCATGCGATCAGTTCTCGCCGTTCGGTGTGGATCTCCGGGCTAGGTGAACGGCTTGCAGCCACCGCACTGAGGTTGGAGCGGCTGATGCGGATGCACTGAGGATCTTGATCAACGGCCACCACACAGCGCGCACCCCGCTGCAGTGCCTCACAGCCCATCACGCCGCTGCCGCTGCAGAGGTCGAGCCAGCGGCAATCATGCAGGTGCGGGGCGAGGATGTTCATCACAGCCTCACGCACCCTGGAGGTAGTGGGCCGAGCCGTGCGTCCCCTAGGGCTCAGCAGACGTCGACCACCACTGAGACGCAGTTGCCCGCCCCCGCTCATGGGAAGGGGGCAGCTCCGTTACGCAGCCAGATCAACCAGCGCTTGAGCATCTGTTCTCCGGCATCGGACGACTTCTCCGGATGA is a window encoding:
- the petG gene encoding cytochrome b6-f complex subunit V, producing the protein MIEPLLCGIVLGLIPVTLMGLFVAAWNQYRRGGSALGG